The following coding sequences lie in one Nycticebus coucang isolate mNycCou1 chromosome 18, mNycCou1.pri, whole genome shotgun sequence genomic window:
- the KLHL10 gene encoding LOW QUALITY PROTEIN: kelch-like protein 10 (The sequence of the model RefSeq protein was modified relative to this genomic sequence to represent the inferred CDS: substituted 1 base at 1 genomic stop codon) encodes MEMESTAASTRFHQPHMERKMSAMTCEIFNELRLEGKLCDVVIKVNGFEFNAHKNILCSCSSYFRALFTSGWNNTEKKVYNIPGISPDMMKLIIEYAYTRTVPITPDNVEKLLAAADQFNIMGIVRGCCEFLKSELCLDNCIGICKFTDYYYCPELRQKAYMFILHNFEEMVKVSAEFLELSVTELKDIIEKDELNVKQEDAVFEAILKWISHDPQNRKQHIAILLPKVRLALMHAEYFMNNVKMNDYVKDSEECKPVIINALKAMYDLNMNGPSNSDFTNPLTRPRLPYAILFAIGGWSGGSPTNAIEAYDARADRWVNVTCEEESPRAYHGAAYLKGYVYIIGGFDSVDYFNSVKRFDPVKKTWHQVAPMHSRRCYVSVTVLSNFIYAMGGFDGYVRLNTAERYEPETNQWTLIAPMHEQRSDASATTLYGKVYICGGFNGNECLFTAEVYNTESNQWTVIAPMRSRRSGIGVIAYGEHVYAVGGFDGANRLRSAEAYSPVANTWRTIPTMFNPRSNFGIEVVDDLLFVVGGFNGFTTTFNVECYDEKTDEWYDAHDMSIYRSALSCCVVPGLANVGEYAARRDNFTGLALRDEVKYSASTSTLPVXASSFS; translated from the exons ATGGAGATGGAGAGCACGGCGGCCTCCACACGTTTCCACCAGCCTCACATGGAGAGGAAGATGAGCGCGATGACCTGTGAGATCTTCAACGAGCTTAGGCTAGAGGGCAAGCTCTGCGACGTGGTCATCAAGGTCAATGGCTTTGAGTTCAATGCCCACAAGAACATCCTCTGTAGCTGCAGTTCCTACTTTAG agcttTGTTTACAAGTGGCTGGAACAACACTGAAAAGAAGGTATACAACATTCCTGGCATTTCCCCCGATATGATGAAGCTAATCATTGAATATGCATACACCCGGACCGTGCCTATCACACCGGACAACGTGGAGAAGCTGCTGGCTGCAGCAGACCAATTTAACATCATGGGTATTGTCAGGGGTTGCTGCGAGTTCCTCAAGTCGGAGCTGTGTTTGGATAACTGTATTGGCATCTGCAAGTTCACGGATTACTACTACTGCCCTGAGCTGAGGCAGAAAGCTTACATGTTCATACTGCACAACTTCGAGGAGATGGTGAAAGTCTCAGCAGAGTTTCTAGAGCTCTCAGTCACTGAACTTAAGGATATCATTGAGAAAGATGAGCTCAATGTCAAGCAGGAAGATGCTGTATTTGAGGCCATCTTAAAATGGATTTCTCATGACCCCCAAAATAGAAAGCAGCACATTGCAATTTTGCTTCCTAAG GTTCGCCTGGCCCTAATGCATGCTGAGTACTTCATGAACAACGTTAAGATGAATGACTATGTCAAAGACAGCGAGGAATGCAAGCCAGTCATCATTAATGCCCTAAAGGCCATGTATGACCTAAATATGAACGGACCCTCTAATTCTGACTTCACCAACCCACTCACCAGGCCCCGCTTGCCCTATGCCATCCTATTTGCTATTGGTGGCTGGAGTGGTGGGAGCCCTACCAATGCCATTGAGGCATATGATGCTCGGGCAGACAGATGGGTGAATGTCACTTGTGAGGAAGAGAGTCCCCGTGCCTATCACGGGGCAGCCTATTTGAAAGGCTATGTTTATATCATTGGGGGGTTTGATAGCGTAGACTATTTCAATAGTGTTAAGCGTTTTGACCCAGTCAAGAAAACTTGGCACCAGGTGGCTCCAATGCACTCCAGACGTTGCTATGTCAGTGTGACGGTCCtcagtaattttatttatgcCATGGGAGGATTTGATGGCTACGTGCGTCTCAACACTGCTGAACGCTACGAGCCAGAGACCAATCAATGGACGCTCATTGCCCCCATGCACGAACAGAGGAGCGATGCAAGTGCCACGACACTCTATGGGAAG GTCTACATATGCGGTGGGTTTAATGGAAATGAATGCCTGTTTACAGCAGAAGTGTACAACACTGAAAGTAACCAGTGGACAGTCATCGCACCCATGAGAAGCAGAAGGAGTGGAATAGGTGTGATTGCTTATGGAGAACATGTATATGCG GTAGGCGGCTTTGATGGAGCAAATCGACTTAGGAGTGCAGAAGCCTACAGCCCAGTGGCTAATACTTGGCGTACAATCCCCACTATGTTTAATCCTCGCAGCAATTTTGGCATTGAGGTGGTGGACGACCTCTTGTTTGTGGTGGGTGGCTTTAATGGCTTTACCACCACCTTTAATGTTGAGTGTTATGACGAAAAGACCGATGAGTGGTATGATGCTCATGACATGAGTATATACCGCAGTGCTCTGAGCTGCTGTGTGGTACCAGGGCTGGCCAATGTTGGGGAATATGCAGCTAGACGGGACAACTTCACAGGATTAGCACTGCGAGATGAAGTAAAGTATTCCGCTTCGACAAGTACCCTACCTGTATGAGCCTCTTCATTTAGCTAA